GGAGAATCGGCATGAAGACCAGCGCACGCAACCAGTTCTTCGCCCGCGTCATCCAGGTGCGGCCCGGCGCCGTCAACGACGAGATCGACCTCGAAATGGCCGGCGGCCACAAGCTCGCCGCCATCGTCACCCACGAAAGCACCGAAACGCTGGGGCTCGCACCCGGCGCCGAAACGTTCGCGCTGGTGAAGGCGTCGTCGGTGCTGCTGGTGACCGAGCCTGGCGGCGCCAGATTCTCGGCGCGCAATCAACTCGCTGGCACCGTGTCGCGCGTCTCGCCCGGCGCGGTCAATACGGAAGTGATCCTCGATCTTCCCGGCGGCGCCTCGGTGGTGGCGATCATCACCAACGAAAGCTGCACGGAGATGGGACTGGCGCCCGGCATTGCCGCGACTGCGATGTTCAAGGCATCATGCATCATTCTGTGTATGCCGGCCTAGCCGCATCGCTTTCACCAATCACCTAAGCTAACCATGCAATCGACACCCGACGACAG
This window of the Massilia sp. R2A-15 genome carries:
- a CDS encoding TOBE domain-containing protein, whose product is MSDSLELHGQVWLTLREQNFGSPARIALLAKIAECGSITAAAKAAGMSYKAAWDAIDAMNNLSGEPLVERLAGGKGGGGTRLTARGQKLVDNFRVIEREHRQFIEQLNQQAGSMADDLLLIRRIGMKTSARNQFFARVIQVRPGAVNDEIDLEMAGGHKLAAIVTHESTETLGLAPGAETFALVKASSVLLVTEPGGARFSARNQLAGTVSRVSPGAVNTEVILDLPGGASVVAIITNESCTEMGLAPGIAATAMFKASCIILCMPA